A window of Plasmodium malariae genome assembly, chromosome: 12 genomic DNA:
TCGTGTCAGCAAGttgtaaaaatttctttttgtgTATATCACTAACtgtttttttacttaaatataaaaaaaaaaaaggagtaacaattttattaagatctagaaaatatataaacaaatctaatatttttatttttttattaacaggAATAAATGTGTTATTTGTACAATGTACATGATCGttttgaataattattatataatcattataattaatttttaataaatttaaaatattttttgtcttctcttcatttaaaaatggaTGAACTTTTATTAAATCGCTCACATTAAAACATCGTGTTGGGGCTATTAAATCAATGTATCTAACATCTTGATGATACGATTCATCActacatttttcattttttaacacTTCAAATTTCATGAAATTTGACGACttacaaaaatattcatcTATACTGAAATCTGCataatttgtaataatattatcactACTAAGAGTATTGTTCTCATAAATGTTATGACACTTTTTCCCTTCCAAATTTGAATATTCGTATTGCAGTTTCTTTACCACCTTATTTATTTCACCGCCTATGTTAGTGCACGATTCCTCTAACTGCTCCTCCTTTGCTTGATATTTGTTCGTATTTACATTTACCACAACGGAAACTTTTCCATTATTTGTTTCATCATATGGTGCAGTTACATTATCATCCTTTATCGTGTTTACTTTGTAAGAATTgctttttttgattttcgttttaccatttttattagctgtgatttcttctttttggcttatttttattccattatCTTTTTGCTGTTCATTTTTAGAATgactatatatatgctttacGTTAAACAAGCATggaatattatcatttatttgaaaatgaaaaaaatttttttttaaaaactcaTAAACGTTCGCCTTCCAAATATTGAAATTTGTAAAATGCATTGAAGGATGTTGATAATTACCTAAGTtataattaacaatattaGCATCCAAtgattttagtttttttcttaattttttagctacaatgttataattatcataTGAACTATCACCTAGGccaaataaatgaaaattcatGGTATCATAAAATACTAAGTTCGTCTTATGTAAGTCTTTCCAAAACTTGGACATGTTATGTGTATAGCAACCATATCCTGTTGTActaacaattataataatattttcatatctATAAAAGCTCATTAAATTTACATCATTCAAGCAAAAAAAATCTATATGAAAATGCATATACAGTTCATATAAAACATTTCTGCAGCAGTCGTAGGCCGTGCCATATTCTGAACcgtacaataataaaattttgctCCTCTTCTTTATATCATCATCCATCGTACTGTTAAACATTATCTAGATGCAAAATCCTCTTACTTTGCaaagatgaaaaaagaaatattatgtacatatatatatatatatatatatatatatatatatatatataactacaaTAACTgtatcattatataatta
This region includes:
- the CPR gene encoding NADPH--cytochrome P450 reductase, putative; this encodes MFNSTMDDDIKKRSKILLLYGSEYGTAYDCCRNVLYELYMHFHIDFFCLNDVNLMSFYRYENIIIIVSTTGYGCYTHNMSKFWKDLHKTNLVFYDTMNFHLFGLGDSSYDNYNIVAKKLRKKLKSLDANIVNYNLGNYQHPSMHFTNFNIWKANVYEFLKKNFFHFQINDNIPCLFNVKHIYSHSKNEQQKDNGIKISQKEEITANKNGKTKIKKSNSYKVNTIKDDNVTAPYDETNNGKVSVVVNVNTNKYQAKEEQLEESCTNIGGEINKVVKKLQYEYSNLEGKKCHNIYENNTLSSDNIITNYADFSIDEYFCKSSNFMKFEVLKNEKCSDESYHQDVRYIDLIAPTRCFNVSDLIKVHPFLNEEKTKNILNLLKINYNDYIIIIQNDHVHCTNNTFIPVNKKIKILDLFIYFLDLNKIVTPFFFLYLSKKTVSDIHKKKFLQLADTNNISDYFSYVYQDKRSYYDIFFDFYNYIKIDVSFLINTLPSIQERCYSILNTIDSYYFLKNFNFYNLYYFSTNPNFSWIIHILKLNYYINKKKNALNILSSYTYNIMMEKMIYSLKYTNIIRNRITQNKIDIIELLVCLYETTINKNKKCVGLCSDYLINLKPGSCIYAKIENSLLCTNKNILNLNYRIIYISIGAAFSSLLGVIRHRHYLYNRLYKNKPKEKQNEKKNVYSSCNSFNKDLLFLGFRNRLNDFYFQEELQNYLYFNYIFVAFSRLERDNFLFYNEEVQKCSRDNTYNNSTNPNKYFETRENRIIQMNYEEMKQLLKEKKKLYVTDLILMLQDMIYEHLKNINTIILISGKSRPFSQNLIKMFANIIKQKEQNKSMEEINLFLKKKIDDFSIILESWY